Below is a window of Deltaproteobacteria bacterium DNA.
CTTAAGCCTTGGGAATATCGCATAGACCTCCTGGAGAGTCTCTTCTCTCCGGCCCCAGGTCCGGGAAAGATAGGCGCCCATCTCCAGGTTCTCACGGACCGTCATCTCGGGGAAAAGTCTGCCTTCCTGAGGGACCTGAGAAAGGCCCATCTCCACGATCGAGGGGGATTGCCGGCCGTCTATCCGCCGGCCCAAAAATTCTGCGCTGCCCGATGTCCCGGGGACTACTCCGGACAGGGTATTAAGGAGCGTCGTTTTGCCGGCCCCGTTGGCCCCGACCAAAGCAACGATCTCCCCTTCTTGGACCTCGAAGCTGACCTCCCACAGGGCCTGGATCTTTCCGTAAAAAGTAGACAAACTCTTGACTGCAAGCATCGATTTATTCCCCCAGATATACTTCGATCACCGTTCTATTGGTGACGATCTCCTTGGGTGTCCCCTCGGCGATCTTCACACCATGATGGAGCACAATGATTCGGTCACAGATGCTCATGATCGCCTTCATGACGTGCTCGATCATCATGATCGTGACCCCTCTCTGCCGGACTCTGGTGACCAGCTCCATGGCCTCAGCGGTCTCGGTGGGATTGAGACCGGCGATCACCTCATCGAGCAACAACAGCTCCGGCTTGGTAGCCAAGGCCCTGGCCACTTCCAACCTCTTTTGTTGGGCCAGGGTGAGGTCTTTGGCCAGCGTTGTCCCCGGCAGCGACAGCCCCACGAACTCCAGAAGCTCCAGGGCTTCTTGGGTCGCCTCCGCAGGAGACCTGCCGCTCGATGTGCCGAAGATCGCACCCAGGGTCACGTTTTGGTGGACCGACAGGTTTGGGAAGACCCTTACCGACTGAAAAGTCCTGGCCACACCGGTCCTGCAGACCTGATAGGATTTCAAGCCGCTGATCCTCTTGCCCTTAAACCCTATTTCCCCTGAATCCACGGAGATTGCAGCCGATATCAGGTTGAACAGCGTGGTCTTGCCGGCCCCGTTGGGACCGATCAGCCCAACGATTTCGCCCCGGTCGACATGAAAGTCGACCTTCGATATGGCGGCCAACCCCCCAAAAAACTTGGTTACTCCCTTTCCTTCAAGGATTCGCATAGTGCTTAGGCCGGGCCTCCTTTCCTCCACTTTTGTACCAAACCTACCAACCCGCCGGGCAGATACAATATGGCCACAACCAGGATGATACCGAAAATGAGCATATAGTAATAGGGGAACTCGGTTATAAGCACTTCCTCTATATAGGCAAAAATGGCCGCCCCCAATATGGGGCCGTAGAAAGTCCCCATGCCGCCGAAAATGGCCATCAATACCGGCATAAAGGAAAAGAGCGGATTGAAGGCGATGTAGGGGTCGATGTAGGTCCATTTGGTCGCCATGATGGCCCCCGTGGCCCCCATAAAAAAGGCGCTCACGCCAAACATGATTGTTTTGAGAACGGTCACGTTGACGCCGCTATGGGCCGCGGCTTCGTCGTCCTCGCCGATGCTCTTCAGGGCCAAACCGAATTTCGACTCCCGGATCAG
It encodes the following:
- a CDS encoding ABC transporter ATP-binding protein; this translates as MLAVKSLSTFYGKIQALWEVSFEVQEGEIVALVGANGAGKTTLLNTLSGVVPGTSGSAEFLGRRIDGRQSPSIVEMGLSQVPQEGRLFPEMTVRENLEMGAYLSRTWGRREETLQEVYAIFPRLKERSGQIARTLSGGEKQMVAIGRGLMSRPKLCMFDEPSYGLAPIAVSEIFKVIRSLPEQGITVLLVEQNVKQALEMSDRACVLENGRLTLEGACRDLIENDHVRKAYLGL
- a CDS encoding ABC transporter ATP-binding protein, whose amino-acid sequence is MRILEGKGVTKFFGGLAAISKVDFHVDRGEIVGLIGPNGAGKTTLFNLISAAISVDSGEIGFKGKRISGLKSYQVCRTGVARTFQSVRVFPNLSVHQNVTLGAIFGTSSGRSPAEATQEALELLEFVGLSLPGTTLAKDLTLAQQKRLEVARALATKPELLLLDEVIAGLNPTETAEAMELVTRVRQRGVTIMMIEHVMKAIMSICDRIIVLHHGVKIAEGTPKEIVTNRTVIEVYLGE